AACTCCGCGCGTTGCGGCACCTTCGCGAAGGGGATCCCGGTGGCGAAGAGGGCGGCGTTCATGTCGCGCCGGCCGGAGACGCGCAGGCGCCGGTCGTTGAGGAAGGCGCCGCGGCCCTTCTCCGCCCAGAAGAGCTCGTCGGAGGCGGGGTTGTAGATCACGCCCGCCATGATCTCCGAGGCCTTGTCGGCGACGCGCCTCTCGATGCCGACGGAGATGCACCACTGCGGGATGCCGTGCAGGAAGTTGGTGGTGCCGTCGAGCGGATCGACGACCCAGCGCCACTCCCAGTCGGCCTCGCCGCTCTCGCCGCTCTCCTCCATCAGGAAGGCGAAGCCCGGGCGGGCGCGGCGCAGCTCCTCGCGCAGCGTCTCCTCGGCGCGCAGGTCGGCCTGGGAAACGAAGTCGCCGGGGCCCTTGCTGCTGACCTGGAGGTTCTCCACCTCGCCGAAGTCGCGCAGCAGGCGCCGCCCGGCCTTGCGGGCGGCGTTCACCACGACGGTCAGCGCGGGGGAGAGGCGTGCGGAGGGCTGTGCGCCGGACATGGTGCCTGGTTCAGCCCTTGGCGCGCTCGAGGTAGGACGCGTCCTCGGTGCGGACGACGATCTTCTCGCCGGCGGTGATGAAGGGCGGGACCATCGTCTTCACGCCGTTCGACAGCACGGCCGGCTTGTAGGAGGAGGAGGCAGTCTGCCCCTTCACCACCGGGTCGGCCTCGACGATCTCCAGCACCACCGTGTCGGGCAGCTCCATGGCCACCGGCTCGCCCTCGATGAGGCGGACGTTGACGGTCATGTTCTCGACGAGAAAGGGCAGGCGGTCGCCGAGGATGGAGTTCGGCACGGTCGTCTGCTCGAAGGTCTCGGGATCCATCAGGACGATGTTCTCGCCCTCGGCGTAGGAGTAGGTGAACTCCTTGTCCTCGGTCATCAGCCGCTCGACGGTGTCGGCGGTGCGCCAGCGCTGGTCCTTCTTCGCCCCGGTCTTGATGTTGCGCATGTCCACCTGGATCACCGCGGCGCCCTTGCCGGGGATCATGATGTTCTGCTTCAGGATCGTGTAGCGCTGGCCCTCGAACTCGATGACCATGCCGGCGCGCATCTGGTTGGCCTGCATCTTCGCCATGGGGGCGTCCTGTTCGTCGTCTGGCGCGGCGCGGGAGGGGCGCCGCGAGGGGGAAGGATCAGGCGGCGGGCTCTACACGCGGGCCCTGAGCTTGGCAACATTCCGGCGGGTGCGCGGCCCTGACGGGGATCGGGGAACGCCGCCCCTGGTGCCGTGCGGCGTTACTCACGGTTTCGAGAGTGCACTTAGTGGGAAAAGCTGTGCGATGGTCGCCGAACCGACCTGCAATGTACTGTTTTGCTTCGGAACTGCCTGGGGGCGGCTTGTGGATAACTCTGTTGGCAAGCGGTACTGCCGGGCCGCCATCCCTGGGGATGACGGCTGGCCGGATCAGTCCGCGTAGCCGTTCGTCGCCTCGATCACGGGCTTCCACCTGGCGATGTCGGCCGTCCAGAAGCGCTGGTGCGCCTCCGGCGTGGCGTCCGCCTGGGACACCGGGGCGGTGCCGATCTCGGTGAAGCGCTGGACGATGCGGGGGTCCCTCAGGGCGGCCTGGAGGGAGGCGGTGAGGCGGCCGCGGACCGGGGCCGGGGTGCCCTTTGGCGCGTAAAGGCCGTGCCAGACGGTGATGACGAAGTTCGGCAGCCCGCCCTCGGCCGTGGTGGGGATCTCCGGCAGCGTGGCGATGCGGGTGCGGGAGGGGGTGGCGAAGACCTTCACCGTGCCGCCGCGGATGTACTCCGTGGTCTGGGTGGTCTGGTCGCAGAGAAGGTCCACGCGGCCGCCGAGGATCTCCTGCATCGCGGGGCCGGTGCCGCGGAAGGGGATGACGGTGGGGCGCGCCCCGATGGCGTTGGCGAGGAGGGTGCCGCAGAGGGCGGAGGAGGAGCCGATTCCGGCATCGGCCAGGTTGAAGCGGTCGCCCTGCGTCCTCATCAGGGCCATGAGCTCCGCGAGGCTGTTCGCGGGGAGCTCCCGCCGGCCCACCAGGGTCATCGGCACCTCGGTGACGAGGCCGAGCGGCTCGAAGCCGTTGACGGGATCGTAGGCCAGGCGGCGGTACATGGTGGGGATCACCCCCATGCCGATGTGGTGCAGCAGCACCGTGTGGCCATCCGGCCGGGCCTGGGCGACGCGCTGGGCGCCGATCGTGCCGCCGGCGCCGGTGCTGTTCTCCACCACCACGGGCTGGCCGAGTTCCCTGCCCATGGTCTCGGCGAGGAGGCGGCCGACGATGTCGGTGGGGCCGCCGGGGGCGAAGGGAATGACCATGGTGACGGCGCGGGCGGGAAAGACGGATTGAGCGCGGGCGATGCGGGGGCCGGCGAGCGCGGCGAGGCCGGTCGCCGCGAGGGCGCGGCGGGTGGTGCTGGTCATGGATGTCTCCCCCGCGGCGTCCCGTTCGCGGGCGCCGCTTGTCCGGGGGATGTTGAACCGGCGGGCGGGGCGGGGGGAAGGGGCCGCCGATTTCATCGAAACAATCGAACACGGCTTCGTCAGGCGGATAACCCCTGGCGGCCCCACCCGTTCTTCGACGCAACCCCCGTCGTTGGAGGCCAACCTATGTTTATGCGCGTCGACAAGCTCCAGGCCGAGCTGCCCCCGCCCAAGAAGCAGGACCCCAACGCGGGCGCGGCTCTGCAGGAGCTGCTGGGCGGCAAGTACGGCGAGATGTCCACGCTCGGGAACTACATGTTCCAGAGCTTCAATTTCCGCTCCAAGGACAAGCTGCGGCCCTTCTACAGCCTCGTCGCCTCCATCACGGCGGAGGAGCTGGGGCATGTGGAACTGGTCAGCAACGGCGTGGCCATGCTGAACAACGGCCCGGACGTGCCCGGCGGCGATGCTGGTGACGGCGGCGATATCTCCATGACGCCCTTCGAGGCGATGAAGGAGATCCGGTCCGCCGCCTCCTTCCTCTCGGGCGCGGGCGGCGCGATGCCCGTGAACAGCAACTCCATGTCGTGGAACAACGACATGATCACGACCACGGGCAACGTGGTGGTGGACCTGCTGCACAACTTCCACCTGGAATGCGGCGCGCGGCTGCACAAGCTGCGCGTCTATGAGACCCTGTCCGACCCGACGGGCCGCGAGGTCTGCGGCTACCTCCTCGTCCGCGGCTCCGTCCACGCGCACGCCTACGCGCTGGCGCTGAAGCAGATCACGGGCGTGGAGCTGGAGAAGTTCCTGCCGACGCCGAACATCCCGCTGGGCAAGATCCCGGAGTGCCAGAAGTACCTGCAGGAGGGCTCGCACCGCCGGCTCTATACCTGGAGCCCGAACGACTACAAGGAGATCGCGGGCGTCTGGGGGAATGGCGAGCAGGCGCTGCCGGGCGATCCGCCGGGCGAGCTGACGGTGGTGGACGGCATGCCCGAGGGCGGCAAGATCCACCAGCTGACGGGCGTTCCCTCTGCCTTCACGCCGGACTACGCGCCGGAGGAGATGTTCGAGATCGCGACGAAGCTGTACCAGAAGTCGCGCTGAGCGCCTTCGGGTGAGGTGACGGGGCCCGGGCAGCGCTTGCTGCCCGGGCCTTTTCTCGTTGACCGGGGCGGGTCAGGCGCCCCCTGTCCTGGCGAGCATGTCGCGCAGATCGGGCACGTACTCGGCCTGCAGGATGTCGCCGCCGTCGGGGTAGGTGACGACGATGTCCCAG
This genomic window from Pararoseomonas sp. SCSIO 73927 contains:
- a CDS encoding inositol monophosphatase family protein, which codes for MSGAQPSARLSPALTVVVNAARKAGRRLLRDFGEVENLQVSSKGPGDFVSQADLRAEETLREELRRARPGFAFLMEESGESGEADWEWRWVVDPLDGTTNFLHGIPQWCISVGIERRVADKASEIMAGVIYNPASDELFWAEKGRGAFLNDRRLRVSGRRDMNAALFATGIPFAKVPQRAEFSTTLARLMPHVAGIRRFGSAALDLAWTAAGRYEGYWELGLKPWDCAAGIIMVKEAGGYVTGPGEEDPYATGNIVAGNPFLHGKLREAVVEGMAYVAERRGAAGEAAATA
- the efp gene encoding elongation factor P; translation: MAKMQANQMRAGMVIEFEGQRYTILKQNIMIPGKGAAVIQVDMRNIKTGAKKDQRWRTADTVERLMTEDKEFTYSYAEGENIVLMDPETFEQTTVPNSILGDRLPFLVENMTVNVRLIEGEPVAMELPDTVVLEIVEADPVVKGQTASSSYKPAVLSNGVKTMVPPFITAGEKIVVRTEDASYLERAKG
- a CDS encoding tripartite tricarboxylate transporter substrate-binding protein, with translation MTSTTRRALAATGLAALAGPRIARAQSVFPARAVTMVIPFAPGGPTDIVGRLLAETMGRELGQPVVVENSTGAGGTIGAQRVAQARPDGHTVLLHHIGMGVIPTMYRRLAYDPVNGFEPLGLVTEVPMTLVGRRELPANSLAELMALMRTQGDRFNLADAGIGSSSALCGTLLANAIGARPTVIPFRGTGPAMQEILGGRVDLLCDQTTQTTEYIRGGTVKVFATPSRTRIATLPEIPTTAEGGLPNFVITVWHGLYAPKGTPAPVRGRLTASLQAALRDPRIVQRFTEIGTAPVSQADATPEAHQRFWTADIARWKPVIEATNGYAD
- a CDS encoding manganese catalase family protein, which codes for MRVDKLQAELPPPKKQDPNAGAALQELLGGKYGEMSTLGNYMFQSFNFRSKDKLRPFYSLVASITAEELGHVELVSNGVAMLNNGPDVPGGDAGDGGDISMTPFEAMKEIRSAASFLSGAGGAMPVNSNSMSWNNDMITTTGNVVVDLLHNFHLECGARLHKLRVYETLSDPTGREVCGYLLVRGSVHAHAYALALKQITGVELEKFLPTPNIPLGKIPECQKYLQEGSHRRLYTWSPNDYKEIAGVWGNGEQALPGDPPGELTVVDGMPEGGKIHQLTGVPSAFTPDYAPEEMFEIATKLYQKSR